The window GCCGCGCAGGACATTGGCGCTGTTGTTGCCCACCAGCGTATTGGCGAGAACGTTACCCGTGCCGTTCGTGGCGGCGCCAGACAGTTCCAGCCGCTCGACATTGTCGCCGAGCGTCCAGTCGATGTAGCTGCGAACCGTATCGATGCCGTCGCCGGGCAGTTCGATCGTGCTGTCGCCCGCATCGTCGACGACGTAAATGTCGTTGCCGCCGCCGCCATACATGTCGTCGGCACCGGCACGGCCGTTGATGATGTCGTTGCCGTTACCGCCATGAATAACGTCGTCGCCGGCCGAGCCTGTCACGATCTCCGGGTTGATGTCGCCCACGACAATGGTCAAGGTTTCATCGACGGACAGTCCATCCTTATCAACTGACCGCACGGTGACGTCGACCGACGGCTCGATTTCGAAGTCGAGCCATATACCGGCCTTCAGCTTGAGCGTGCCATCAACGACCTCGAACCGGTCAGCTGCGGCGCCAAGTATCGAGTATGTGAAAACGTCTCCGGGGTTGGCGTCCGGATCGACTGTCGATAGCGAACCGATGACCGCGCCAGCATCGTTCTCGTCAACAGCGTTGGCGGAGAGCGCTATCGACGAAGGGGAAGAAAACGTATCGACCAGAACTCCGGCCGTTGAGCCAACCGAATTAAGGCTTGTGGCGACGTTGTTTCCTGACGCATCCCTGATCGTTGCGCCATTGAGCTCAATCGAGCCGCCTAACGCAATGCCGTCGAGGTCACGTTGTCCCGCGCCGATGGTCAGTCGGAATACGAGTGCGTTGCTCCCGCTGCCGCTTATATACGTGGCGTAGACCGTACCGCCGGTGCCCAGCGTGATTGCTATCGTAGGGGTACCGCCAGTCGTATCAACAAGCACCGCTTCGTTGAGGTTGACAGTAAAGTCCAGATTGTCGCCTGTGCCGTAGGTGCCGTTGGCTGGTACCGTCACGGAGCTGACAGCGGGGTCTACATCATCTGCGACGGTGATCGAGAAAGCCTTCTCGAATGAAAGACCGCCTGAGTCCGTAACGCGCAGTCTGATTGAATATGTGCCGGCGTCCAGTGCCGCAGCATCGTTTGCGCGAAGCGAGTTTCCGGCGAGGCTGAACATGGCGTTGTTGGTGTCACCTGCGCCACTGATCAGCGAATATGTGAAGGTTTCGCCTTCATCCACATCGGTTGCCGTCAGCGTGCCGACAACGCCATTGACGCCTGCACTCTGAGCGATGGAGTTGTCGCTGAGAGCGATGTCGGTTGGTGCATCATTGACAGGCGCCAGATCGAAAGTTGCTGACGTCGATACGGTGCCCCCGTTCCCATCGACTACATCGTAGGAAAGGGTAACGCTGCTATTGTCGTTGGCGACCGGCGTGTAGGTCCAGGTTCCATCGCCATTGTCTACAAGAGTGCCAGTCGCTGCGACGAGGTTGGCGACGGATAGCGTGTCTCCGTCAAGATCGCTTGCGTTCGCCATCAGTTGAGCAGCCGTAATCGTGACCGAAGTGTCTTCGTCAGCGGCAGGCAAAGTCACTGGACCCGAAACCACCGGATCCCTGTTCGCCAATTGCGCACCGGTCGGTCCAGTTCCATAGCTGATAACTCGAAGGTCTGCGTCGAGCGTGATGACCATTGCCGCGCCGTCGATATTGACAGCGAAATCTAGGTCCGATTCGCCTGTGATCCCCTGGTCGCCCTTCTGCCACCCGGAGCCGGAATTATAATAGAAGTAGGTGGCCCCGTCGGTATCGGTCACCAGCATATATTCGATGCCGTTCACTTCCTGGTAGTCGGTGGCGTAGGAAGCGTTTGCACTGGTCGGCAAAATGAGCTGGGACTGCCAGCTTCCCGAAGCATTGGTCAGATCGTAAAGAGAGCCGTCAGCATCCGCGTAGATGAGGTGCTGATAGCCGTCTGCATCGGTGGCTCCGATGTCGTAAATTGGCGTCCGCCCGGCCGACACCCCATCGAAGATCATCGTCGGTGTCGACCAGACGCCGTCGGGCGAACGCTCCATGGCATAGATGTTGCCGTGCACAGTGTTCTGGTCGTCTTCATCGATGTAGACCAATGAAATCGTACCGTCGGGGCGTATGGTCAGGCTTGGCTCGTGCAGTTCATTGGTGCCTCTGCTGCCAGGGCCGTCCCACAGAACGGGCGAACTGGTGACCCATGAGCCCGATTCATTGGTCGCGTATCGGATGTGATGCTGGCCTGTGCCGTTCACATCCGAATAGAGATAGGCGATGTGAGCGTTGCCCTCAGAATCGATGACCATGCTGGGATCATCGTAGTTCTTCCAGCCCGATGAATCGCTCGCCTGTTCAACCACGCTGAAAGTCCACGTGCTTCCATCGAACTCGCCATACGACACACCGCGCGGCTGGCCGAAATCAAAATCTATCTGGTTGGAATGGCGGAAGACGAGGTGGAGATTGCCATCTTCAGATACAGCGAGGTCGAGATCATCGCTGAAGCTCGTGTCCGCGCCAGGCGTGTCGGCGACGGAAAATGATGCGTGGCTTTCCCAGCTATTGGTGGCCGCATTCCATTTGTCGACATTGATCGATGTCGAATCGTTCTTGTAGGCGAGGTAGAAATTACCTTCTGCGTCAGAGACGACGTCGCTCCAAGACCATGTATTGGAGGAATAGGTGTGGACCGTTCCGGTGTCTAATGCCATCGCAAAACCCCCGACGCGAAATGACGTTAGGTGAACCTCCTACAGCGATCGAATGGAACTGCATAGTGCTTTTGCGTATCATGCGCGCTGCAATTTCAGCCTACCAAATGCTAATATAACGCTACCATTTTGTGCGCCTTTCTAACAATCGCCGCGGGGACGGACGTGCCCTGACCGATCACACCATTTCCGGCACTTCGCCTGCTGAAACAGCGTCGTCGGCGGGCCATATTCGCCGACATCCACTTCAGCCTCACGGCTCCAGGCAATGACGCCCTTGTGCTTCGCCGCGAGCCCTTTGGCTGTGCGCACCGCGCGTTCCTCTGTCGGATAGTCCTGCGGGCCAAATACAGTTTGCGGGATGCCCTCGTCATCCGGATCGAACGCCATCACCACGATCAGCTTGGGTAGTTTGCGCTCGGGCAGGATCGTGTCGGACATGCACGCATCCTCAGGCTTCTGGCACGTCGTACGAGCCGAGAAGATAGCGGTCTCGACCTTTTAGCGCAGCATACCGTGTCGCCCCAAATATTGCCGTTGGATGCTCGCGCCATATTCGAATGTCGCGCGGTTTGAGATCGATCCAAACGTCTCCGATTGGGTGCAAACCGCTCTGTTCTGTGAGGTTCAGGTCTTTCCATGCAACGCGCATGATTCCCTCCCGTTTCCGGCAAGGTGGCTCCCCGGCCATGTAAAGGCAAGGCGGGCCTTTGCTTCCACAGCCTTCTCCGACGGAACGATTTCACACTCCAGCGTTCCCGGCCAAATTCTGACAACGGCCGAAACCGTTCAGCCGCGGCCAGAGGGATAGCGCTTAGCGCTTCTTCCTGGCGTTCTCCGCCAATACAAACCATGCCGGAGGGAACCCTTTTGGTAGCGGAGGAGGGATTCGAACCCCCGACACAAGGATTATGATTCCTCTGCTCTAACCTACTGAGCTACTCCGCCCCGTTACGATGCCTGCCGCTCGCATAGATGTGAACGCGGGCCGTCGCCAAGGTCGGGCGGATATAAGGTGGGCATGTCCGGCCTGTCAAGCGCGCAAACCGCCTGAAATGACGGTCGCTGCGGGACTTTCTTTTCGTGCCGTGCGGGGTTGAGTTCATCGGGACGCAAGTCTATGTCTCGGCGTCGAAGTTTTCCGGTCATAGGGTTCATGAAACCGCGTATCGCCGTGCTCGGATGCGGCTATTGGGGCTCCAACCACATCCGCACCCTCAAATCGCTGGGCGCTCTGCATGCCGTGTCCGATGCCAATCCGGCGCGGGCTGAAGGCTTTGCGAGTGAACAGGAGTGTCTGGCCGTCGATCCGGACGAACTCTACACGCGCGACGATATCGATGCGATCGTCATGGCGCTGCCGCCGCAATTCCACGCTGAATCGGCGATCCGGGCTGTGGAGAACGGCAAGGACGTTCTGGTCGAAAAGCCGATCGCGCTCACCGTGGCCGACGCCGAACGGGCCGTCGCCGCCGCCAAGGCCCACAAGCGCGTGTTTATGGTCGGCCACGTCCTGCGCTTTCATCCCGCCTTCGAGCAACTCAAGCAACTGATCGACGCGGGCGAGCTCGGCACGGTGAAATACATCCATTCGCACCGTCTGGGCCTGGGCAAGTTCCATACCGAGAACGACGCGCTCTGGGATCTCGCGCCGCACGATCTGTCGATGATCCTGGCGATTACCGGCGCGGCACCGACCGAGATCAGGGGCGAGGGCGCAGCACTCCTCGATCATCTGAGCGACTTCGCGCATCTCCACATGCGCTTCCCCGGCGGCCTGCGCAGCCACCTCTTTACGTCACGCCTCAATCCCTATCGCGAGCGCCGGCTGACCGTCGTCGGCACCAAGGCGATGGCCGTGTTCGACGATGTCGAGCCGTGGGACCGCAAGCTGGCCGTCTACCGCCATGCGGTGTGGCAGGACAGCGGCCACTGGGCGTTCACGACCAACGAGCCGTCCTATGTGCCGGTCGCGGCCGGCATGCCGCTGACGCGGGAACTGCAGCATTTCATCGAATGCATCGGCACGCGCGCGGAACCCCGCACCAGCGGCGAAGAGGCGATCGGGGTGCTGCGCATCCTGACCGCGGGCACCGTCACCCACGATTGACCGGTTGGAAGGCCGGTGGCCTCAGGCGCTCTGGCGCGCTGGGGGCATCGAGGCCAGCCGGTTCAGCATGGCTTCGGCTTCGGCGCCGCGCTCCGACCGCTCGATGAAGCCGCCGCCGAGCACGCGCGCCTCGTCGCCATCCTCGCGGTAGAGAACGCAGGCCTGTCCCGGCGCGATGCCTGATTCGCCATCCACCAGTTCGACCCACGTCGCGCCATCGCGATGATGCAGCACGGCCGGTCGCGGCGGGCGCGTGGAGCGCACCTTGGCGAAGAGTTCGAGGCCTTCGTTCGGCAGGGCCGAAAGATCGTCGTCGCCCAGCCAGTTCATGTCGCGCAGCATGATCTTGTGCGTCTCGAGCGCCTCGCGGGGCCCGACGATGACGCGGGCACGATCGGCGTCGAGATGTACGACAAAGAGCGGTTCGCCCGATGCGATGCCGATGCCGCGCCGCTGGCCGATCGTGTAGCGCAAAATGCCGTCATGACGGCCGAGAACGCGGCCATCGATGTGAACGATGTCGCCCGGCGTCGCCGCCGTCGGATTCAGCTTGGCGATGATATCGGTATAGCGGCCCTGCGGAACGAAGCAGATGTCCTGGCTGTCCTGCTTGGTGGCGAC is drawn from Mesorhizobium sp. CAU 1732 and contains these coding sequences:
- the mnmA gene encoding tRNA 2-thiouridine(34) synthase MnmA produces the protein MNSLDLPGRPEETRVVVAMSGGVDSSVVAGLLKNEGYDVVGVTLQLYDHGAATHRAGSCCAGQDIDDARRVSETLGIPHYVLDYEERFRKAVIDPFTESYVAGETPIPCVSCNQTVKFADLLQTARELGADALATGHYIRSRANGAHRALYRPVDADRDQSYFLFATTQAQIDFLRFPLGGMSKPEVRAAAEAMGLSVATKQDSQDICFVPQGRYTDIIAKLNPTAATPGDIVHIDGRVLGRHDGILRYTIGQRRGIGIASGEPLFVVHLDADRARVIVGPREALETHKIMLRDMNWLGDDDLSALPNEGLELFAKVRSTRPPRPAVLHHRDGATWVELVDGESGIAPGQACVLYREDGDEARVLGGGFIERSERGAEAEAMLNRLASMPPARQSA
- a CDS encoding Gfo/Idh/MocA family oxidoreductase, translated to MKPRIAVLGCGYWGSNHIRTLKSLGALHAVSDANPARAEGFASEQECLAVDPDELYTRDDIDAIVMALPPQFHAESAIRAVENGKDVLVEKPIALTVADAERAVAAAKAHKRVFMVGHVLRFHPAFEQLKQLIDAGELGTVKYIHSHRLGLGKFHTENDALWDLAPHDLSMILAITGAAPTEIRGEGAALLDHLSDFAHLHMRFPGGLRSHLFTSRLNPYRERRLTVVGTKAMAVFDDVEPWDRKLAVYRHAVWQDSGHWAFTTNEPSYVPVAAGMPLTRELQHFIECIGTRAEPRTSGEEAIGVLRILTAGTVTHD
- a CDS encoding cadherin-like domain-containing protein, giving the protein MALDTGTVHTYSSNTWSWSDVVSDAEGNFYLAYKNDSTSINVDKWNAATNSWESHASFSVADTPGADTSFSDDLDLAVSEDGNLHLVFRHSNQIDFDFGQPRGVSYGEFDGSTWTFSVVEQASDSSGWKNYDDPSMVIDSEGNAHIAYLYSDVNGTGQHHIRYATNESGSWVTSSPVLWDGPGSRGTNELHEPSLTIRPDGTISLVYIDEDDQNTVHGNIYAMERSPDGVWSTPTMIFDGVSAGRTPIYDIGATDADGYQHLIYADADGSLYDLTNASGSWQSQLILPTSANASYATDYQEVNGIEYMLVTDTDGATYFYYNSGSGWQKGDQGITGESDLDFAVNIDGAAMVITLDADLRVISYGTGPTGAQLANRDPVVSGPVTLPAADEDTSVTITAAQLMANASDLDGDTLSVANLVAATGTLVDNGDGTWTYTPVANDNSSVTLSYDVVDGNGGTVSTSATFDLAPVNDAPTDIALSDNSIAQSAGVNGVVGTLTATDVDEGETFTYSLISGAGDTNNAMFSLAGNSLRANDAAALDAGTYSIRLRVTDSGGLSFEKAFSITVADDVDPAVSSVTVPANGTYGTGDNLDFTVNLNEAVLVDTTGGTPTIAITLGTGGTVYATYISGSGSNALVFRLTIGAGQRDLDGIALGGSIELNGATIRDASGNNVATSLNSVGSTAGVLVDTFSSPSSIALSANAVDENDAGAVIGSLSTVDPDANPGDVFTYSILGAAADRFEVVDGTLKLKAGIWLDFEIEPSVDVTVRSVDKDGLSVDETLTIVVGDINPEIVTGSAGDDVIHGGNGNDIINGRAGADDMYGGGGNDIYVVDDAGDSTIELPGDGIDTVRSYIDWTLGDNVERLELSGAATNGTGNVLANTLVGNNSANVLRGEGGDDYLTGLGGNDVLYGGNGNDRLVGAAGADILYGGAGNDVFRFEAVTDSPVGPGNRDIIMDFARGQDRISLYDVDANITMAGDQAFTFLGNAAFSGAAGQLRYSAYGNVCLVDGDVNGDGIADFQIQVNGTHWMTGTDFIL